The genomic window TTTAATAGGTATTGTGTTTTATTTCAATATTTTATTGTATTAATTTTGTTTTAAGAAAATCAAAATCCTATGATTCCAGAAATACAAAATCTATATAATATTTGGAATCCCAATAGGATAGCAAAGGACAATACTTCTTATCAAATTTCTTTTGATGAACTTACGAATGCTATAATCAGCACAGGACCATTTTACTTTTACATCATCGATTTTTTTGATATGTCACTTTCCTATATTAGTCCTGCAATAGCTGAAATTCATGGATTTTATCCAGAGCTAGTTTCTTTTAATGATATTTTGGGAGCTATTCATCCAGACGATATTGATTTTGTTACCAAAGCCGAGGCAGTTTCTACTGATTTTTTTTATAAAAAAGTTGGTTTTGAAAAGATGCTAAGCTATAAAACAAGTTACAATTTTAGATTCCGATTGAAAAACGGAGAATACGCCTTGTTCAATCATCAGTCACTTATGCTTTCATTGGATGACAATGGCGGATTGGGTAAATCACTAAATATACACACCCGAATAGATCACTTAAGCAATTCGAACACTTATAAAATATCATTTATTGGTCTTAATGACCAGCCTTCGTTTATGAATTTGAATCCAGATAGAGAAAATCAGTATCTAGAAAAATTTTCTAAAAGAGAAATTGATATTATCAAGTTAATCAGTAATGGATTAAGCAATACTCAAATTGCCGAAAAACTTTTTATCAGTGTTTTGACAGTAAAAAAACACCGCAATAATATTTTGTCAAAATCCGATTCTAAAACTACCGCTGAACTCATCAAAAATTGTATTCTTCAGGGAATAATCTAAATCACTTCAATAATAAATACTCCTTTTGGGGTATTTTTTTTGCGATAAGACTACACTAATTTTGCTACAATTAAGACTTCGTTACCTAAAAAAGTATTTAAACGAAATAAAAAATTAGCTATGCGAAAACTTTATAAAATCACTTTGAATTTTTCAATTAGCCATCTGAAATCTAATTCCAAATATCCCTATTAGTAGGGATTTTTTTGTGCCTAGTAATTTCTAATTTTGAAAAGACAAAGTATATAGTCTGTGTTATTCAAAAAAAAGCTGATTTGTCAAAATTGAAATGTAATGCCCCGAAAAACTAAAATTATTGAAAAAGATGAAAGCGAAAAAAATCAAAAAGAAACCATTTTTGAACAATCTATTCAAACGTATTGTAGCCATAATAACAAGATAGAAATGAAAGGAGCATCCGAAAATCCATCAAAAGAGTAGGGAAAATAAAAAACAAAAATTATGAAAAAACTTTACACAATTATCTTAATGCTTTTTGTTATCGCATCTCAAGGGCAAAACAAATTACTGTCTAGCATTGAACAGAATTATAATAATGGCATTTGGGAGAACGCTTATGGTAATAATTATGAATATGACAGTAACAATAATCTAGTTTCAGAAACATTTTTAGAATGGAAGAATGGCGCATGGAAGATTCTAGGTAAGAGCACTTATACTTATAATGCAAGTAATAAAGTTATTCTTGAGATAGGTCAAAAGTGGAATAGTATTACTAATGTGTTGGAAAATGAATACCGAGATACCTACACTTACACCAATGGTAACTTCACAGGTCAAGTTGCACAAATTTGGGAAAATGCAGCTTGGATAAACGAATGGAAATTTGATATAACCTACAATAGCAGCAGCTTACCTATTAGCTCTTTGTCCTATAATTGGAATAATTCGCAATGGGTATCTGATTCTCGCACCACAGTTACTTACAATGCCAATAACAGACCCACAACCGATATAGGCGAAAAATGGATTAACGCACAATGGATTAATAATTACAAAGCAACATTTAATTATAATGCTAACAACAAACTGTTAGACCAAAGAGAATTTGACTGGAATGAAGTCAATAATGCTTGGGATGAAGCTTACAGAACAGACTATGTTTTGGACACATCTGGCAACAGAATAATAGAAACTAATTCAGGAAATTACCAATATAAAGATGAGTATTCTTATGATACATCAAATCAGATGAGTACTTATGTACATCCTTTTAAAGACAAAACAGGGATTGATTATTTTTCAGAAGATTTTCCTTATGTCAATAAGATTTCGGTAATCAATGGTTTTAGTTATGACAGCAACAGCAACACCTTTACAAATACCTCAAGAACAACTTATAATTACAACAATGCCATAACGCTGGAAACAGAAACGTTAGAAATAGCAAATTCTAAAG from Flavobacterium eburneipallidum includes these protein-coding regions:
- a CDS encoding LuxR C-terminal-related transcriptional regulator, yielding MIPEIQNLYNIWNPNRIAKDNTSYQISFDELTNAIISTGPFYFYIIDFFDMSLSYISPAIAEIHGFYPELVSFNDILGAIHPDDIDFVTKAEAVSTDFFYKKVGFEKMLSYKTSYNFRFRLKNGEYALFNHQSLMLSLDDNGGLGKSLNIHTRIDHLSNSNTYKISFIGLNDQPSFMNLNPDRENQYLEKFSKREIDIIKLISNGLSNTQIAEKLFISVLTVKKHRNNILSKSDSKTTAELIKNCILQGII
- a CDS encoding T9SS type A sorting domain-containing protein; its protein translation is MKKLYTIILMLFVIASQGQNKLLSSIEQNYNNGIWENAYGNNYEYDSNNNLVSETFLEWKNGAWKILGKSTYTYNASNKVILEIGQKWNSITNVLENEYRDTYTYTNGNFTGQVAQIWENAAWINEWKFDITYNSSSLPISSLSYNWNNSQWVSDSRTTVTYNANNRPTTDIGEKWINAQWINNYKATFNYNANNKLLDQREFDWNEVNNAWDEAYRTDYVLDTSGNRIIETNSGNYQYKDEYSYDTSNQMSTYVHPFKDKTGIDYFSEDFPYVNKISVINGFSYDSNSNTFTNTSRTTYNYNNAITLETETLEIANSKVTVFPNPTTSVLNINFSETVTIDKIVIVDVTGRVVLQEEANKSQINVEKLAAGLYIIEVYSGNEKFTSKFIKE